CCAAGAAGACCTGCCCCTGCAACGCATGGCATGCCTTATCGATAGCATGATCGGCTCCGAGGAACCGGATGCGTTTCAACGTTTGCATTGCCGTTTGCCGCGCTTCGAGACGCTTTTTCGCAGCCGGGGTTACGGCACCGGGTCAAAGCGCGTGGAGCGCATGCTCATGGACACGCATGCCTGTATCGATGAACTGGCGACACTGCGGCTCTATGGCGGTGCCGATTTCGACATGGACAGCCTGGCTTTTGAGCCCGGCGACCAATTGGCCGCCTGATCCCCTGATCTGAGCACGATGCCCGCGCTGCCGCCGAATGGCGGTGGCCGGATACGCGTCGCATCCCCATGACACCTGCCGCTCATGCCGATCCCAAGGATCCGGCAGTTGCGCCCGCATATCCACTTCCCCCTGATTGCCCGAAGGAACCCGACCGATGACGCATACCCAATCCGCATCCAAGACAGTCTTTTCGCAAAACATGCACTCCCAGTTTCTGCAAGGACGACCACTTTATCCGAACAGCTTCCCCCATATCCCGGCGCCATCCATGCGCACTGGCAGGCCACCGCGAACACCAAAGGTTTTGACATCATCAAGCGCATTCGCGACCGTTACCATCTCGCCTTGCGTTGCCATGCCTGCGCCCATGTCCATGCCAGCCGGATTTACACGCTGGTGTCGGCGCAACCTCAATGCCCGGCCTGCCTGCTCGGGCGGCTGGAACGCGATGCGCGCGCTGCAGGCCTGACCCATCTGCGCCGCGATCCCGCACACCGGCATTACAGCTTCTATCGTGCAGCCTGTGGCCATCAGCTGCGCCGCCAACACGAGATCATCCGCCGGGTCGCGGCAGGGACCACGGAACTGCGCTGCGAGTCATGTCATGCCGCCATTGAAGCGGCGGAGGCTCGCAGGCGGGGCTGGATGCAGACCGGCCCCGATCCTGAGGGCGATCCGAACTATCGGATTTACACGCATGCCGATGGCTGCGGCGTCCTACAACGTATCGCCCGGGCGAACATGCAGACTGGTCGTTTCACATGCGCAACATGCGGTGAGGCCTGGGTGGCGTCAGGCAGCTTTCTCTATGCCATGGCGTTCACTCTGGCCAATGGCAGGGAGCTCGTGAAGCTCGGCTATTCCCGCGACCCCACGTCACGCCTGCTGCACCAGCTGCGCATGGATCGCGATATCCCATGCGAGTTCCTGCGCGTCGTGCCGATGGCCACCGGGCAGTTAGCCATCCGCACGGAGAAGGCCCTGCATGTCCGATTACGTCATGCCCATCCCGATGCGGTCGTCGATCCCGCAAGCTATCGCGACCAGATCAGGGTCCGCTCGGAGAACTACGATGCGGCCCTGACACCGCAGATCCTGTCGATGCTCGATGACATCGAGAAGAAGGCCGCGGCCGCCTGATCGCCCATCACGGAGCGGCAAAGCTTCACGACGTAGTTACGCCTCACTCCCCATCCGCAGTTGCACTGTGGGTAGGCCAGATAGTGCACCCCTTCCCACATGTTTTCCTTTTCAGAGGAGATGACCATATGTCCAATCAAGCAAACCCCATCCCATCCTGGCGGCCCTATGCCGACACCGTTATTGCACGTCTGGCAGCGGAGCATGCCGCGTATCATGCGGCGCGCGATAAAGCGCGAGGTTTCGCCACGCGTGATGACCCTGATCCCGTCGACGAGCTGCCGCCGCTTGTGGAAACGGAATCGCAAAGTGATCTTGTAAGTGACTTGCTCGACAAAGCGCAGGAAGCGGGAAGCAAGCGGCACCTGCCAGCAGACGCGGCCGATACA
This region of Paracoccus saliphilus genomic DNA includes:
- a CDS encoding GIY-YIG nuclease family protein → MRPHIHFPLIARRNPTDDAYPIRIQDSLFAKHALPVSARTTTLSEQLPPYPGAIHAHWQATANTKGFDIIKRIRDRYHLALRCHACAHVHASRIYTLVSAQPQCPACLLGRLERDARAAGLTHLRRDPAHRHYSFYRAACGHQLRRQHEIIRRVAAGTTELRCESCHAAIEAAEARRRGWMQTGPDPEGDPNYRIYTHADGCGVLQRIARANMQTGRFTCATCGEAWVASGSFLYAMAFTLANGRELVKLGYSRDPTSRLLHQLRMDRDIPCEFLRVVPMATGQLAIRTEKALHVRLRHAHPDAVVDPASYRDQIRVRSENYDAALTPQILSMLDDIEKKAAAA